From a single Nymphaea colorata isolate Beijing-Zhang1983 chromosome 4, ASM883128v2, whole genome shotgun sequence genomic region:
- the LOC116253551 gene encoding serine--tRNA ligase, chloroplastic/mitochondrial isoform X1: MMMLLGFTSVGGGSLRWASLPCTFLSRKRAPSSSSSLFAKAGTTTIKSKLLPGLRNACGFATSREAAAAPLCTASLQTAPITHQDKVPDEKTQQWKAAIDFKWIRDNKEAVATNIRNRKSTANLELVLDLYDQFSTLQKEVERLRGERNAVANKMKGKLEPSVRQALIEEGKNLKEGLLALEEDLAQLTDQLQREAQCIPNLTHPDVPIGGEDKSVLRKTVGSPREFGFPIKDHVQLGKELDLFDFDAAAEVSGSKFYYLKNEAVLLEMALVNWALSEAMKRGFVPLATPEIVRSSVVEKCGFQPRGQNTQVYSIEGSDQCLIGTAEIPVGGIHIDSILSDSQLPLKYVAFSHCFRTEAGAAGTATRGLYRVHQFSKVEMFILCRPEESDFYHDELIKLEEDMFTSLGLHFKILDMSSEDLGAPAYRKFDIEAWMPGLGRYGEISSASNCTDYQSRRLGIRYRPSPPEQSLPPHAKKGKSNVTSTQFVHTLNATACAVPRMMICLLENFQQEDGSVVIPQALRPFIGGLNAISPRPR, translated from the exons ATGATGATGTTATTGGGCTTCACGAGCGTTGGCGGAGGAAGCCTGAGATGGGCGTCCCTCCCCTGCACCTTCTTATCGAGGAAGAgggctccttcttcttcctcctctctcttcGCCAAAGCTGGTACCACCACCATCAAAAGTAAGCTCCTCCCTGGCCTCCGCAATGCCTGTGGTTTTGCTACCAGCAGAGAAGCTGCTGCTGCACCACTCTGCACAGCTTCCCTCCAAACTGCCCCAATCACCCACCAGGACAAAGTtccag ATGAGAAGACTCAGCAGTGGAAGGCCGCGATAGATTTCAAGTGGATACGTGACAACAAGGAGGCAGTTGCCACTAACATCAGGAACAGGAAGTCCACCGCCAATCTGGAACTCGTGCTTGACCTCTATGATCAATTCAGCACCCTTCAGAAG GAAGTGGAACGGCTTCGTGGGGAGAGGAATGCCGTCGCAAATAAGATGAAGGGGAAACTCGAGCCTTCAGTCCGTCAAGCACTAATTGAAGAAG GAAAGAATCTCAAGGAGGGACTGTTGGCTTTAGAAGAAGACCTTGCACAGCTCACCGATCAACTCCAACGAGAAGCTCAATGCATACCGAACCTCACCCACCCTGATGTGCCCATTGGGGGAGAAGATAAGTCTGTCCTAAGGAAAACG GTTGGAAGTCCACGCGAATTTGGCTTTCCCATCAAAGACCATGTTCAGCTCGGGAAGGAACTTGATCTATTTGATTTTGATGCAGCTGCGGAG GTCAGTGGTTCAAAGTTTTATTACCTAAAGAATGAAGCAGTTCTACTGGAAATGGCCCTTGTTAACTGGGCGCTCTCTGAAGCTATGAAAAGAGGTTTTGTGCCATTGGCTACTCCTGAGATTGTTCGATCTTCTGTAGTAGAGAAATGTGGTTTCCAACCTAGGGGACAAAATACCCAG GTTTACTCCATTGAAGGAAGTGATCAATGCCTCATCGGAACTGCAGAGATACCTGTAGGAGGGATCCATATCGATTCTATTCTTTCTGATTCACAGTTGCCTTTGAAGTATGTAGCCTTCTCCCACTGTTTCCGTACAGAAGCTGGTGCTGCTGGCACTGCAACACG GGGTCTTTATCGGGTTCATCAATTTAGCAAGGTTGAGATGTTTATCTTATGCCGTCCAGAGGAAAGTGATTTCTACCATGACGAATTGATCAAACTTGAGGAGGATATGTTTACTTCTCTCGGCTTACATTTCAA GATCCTGGACATGTCCTCAGAGGATCTAGGTGCACCAGCGTATCGTAAATTTGACATTGAAGCATGGATGCCAGGTCTTGGGCGCTATGGAGAG ATATCAAGTGCCTCGAATTGTACCGATTACCAAAGCCGAAGGCTAGGAATCCGTTACCGGCCTTCCCCACCTGAGCAATCACTGCCTCCACATGCCAAAAAGGGAAAGTCCAATGTTACCTCTACGCAGTTTGTGCACACCCTCAATGCTACTGCCTGTGCTGTACCAAGGATGATGATATGTTTGTTGGAAAACTTTCAGCAGGAAGATGGATCTGTTGTAATACCCCAAGCGTTGAGGCCATTCATCGGTGGTCTTAATGCAATCTCACCTAGGCCAAGATGA
- the LOC116253551 gene encoding serine--tRNA ligase, chloroplastic/mitochondrial isoform X2: protein MINSAPFRSLQEVERLRGERNAVANKMKGKLEPSVRQALIEEGKNLKEGLLALEEDLAQLTDQLQREAQCIPNLTHPDVPIGGEDKSVLRKTVGSPREFGFPIKDHVQLGKELDLFDFDAAAEVSGSKFYYLKNEAVLLEMALVNWALSEAMKRGFVPLATPEIVRSSVVEKCGFQPRGQNTQVYSIEGSDQCLIGTAEIPVGGIHIDSILSDSQLPLKYVAFSHCFRTEAGAAGTATRGLYRVHQFSKVEMFILCRPEESDFYHDELIKLEEDMFTSLGLHFKILDMSSEDLGAPAYRKFDIEAWMPGLGRYGEISSASNCTDYQSRRLGIRYRPSPPEQSLPPHAKKGKSNVTSTQFVHTLNATACAVPRMMICLLENFQQEDGSVVIPQALRPFIGGLNAISPRPR from the exons ATGATCAATTCAGCACCCTTCAGAAG CTTGCAGGAAGTGGAACGGCTTCGTGGGGAGAGGAATGCCGTCGCAAATAAGATGAAGGGGAAACTCGAGCCTTCAGTCCGTCAAGCACTAATTGAAGAAG GAAAGAATCTCAAGGAGGGACTGTTGGCTTTAGAAGAAGACCTTGCACAGCTCACCGATCAACTCCAACGAGAAGCTCAATGCATACCGAACCTCACCCACCCTGATGTGCCCATTGGGGGAGAAGATAAGTCTGTCCTAAGGAAAACG GTTGGAAGTCCACGCGAATTTGGCTTTCCCATCAAAGACCATGTTCAGCTCGGGAAGGAACTTGATCTATTTGATTTTGATGCAGCTGCGGAG GTCAGTGGTTCAAAGTTTTATTACCTAAAGAATGAAGCAGTTCTACTGGAAATGGCCCTTGTTAACTGGGCGCTCTCTGAAGCTATGAAAAGAGGTTTTGTGCCATTGGCTACTCCTGAGATTGTTCGATCTTCTGTAGTAGAGAAATGTGGTTTCCAACCTAGGGGACAAAATACCCAG GTTTACTCCATTGAAGGAAGTGATCAATGCCTCATCGGAACTGCAGAGATACCTGTAGGAGGGATCCATATCGATTCTATTCTTTCTGATTCACAGTTGCCTTTGAAGTATGTAGCCTTCTCCCACTGTTTCCGTACAGAAGCTGGTGCTGCTGGCACTGCAACACG GGGTCTTTATCGGGTTCATCAATTTAGCAAGGTTGAGATGTTTATCTTATGCCGTCCAGAGGAAAGTGATTTCTACCATGACGAATTGATCAAACTTGAGGAGGATATGTTTACTTCTCTCGGCTTACATTTCAA GATCCTGGACATGTCCTCAGAGGATCTAGGTGCACCAGCGTATCGTAAATTTGACATTGAAGCATGGATGCCAGGTCTTGGGCGCTATGGAGAG ATATCAAGTGCCTCGAATTGTACCGATTACCAAAGCCGAAGGCTAGGAATCCGTTACCGGCCTTCCCCACCTGAGCAATCACTGCCTCCACATGCCAAAAAGGGAAAGTCCAATGTTACCTCTACGCAGTTTGTGCACACCCTCAATGCTACTGCCTGTGCTGTACCAAGGATGATGATATGTTTGTTGGAAAACTTTCAGCAGGAAGATGGATCTGTTGTAATACCCCAAGCGTTGAGGCCATTCATCGGTGGTCTTAATGCAATCTCACCTAGGCCAAGATGA
- the LOC116252757 gene encoding ABC transporter F family member 1, with amino-acid sequence MVSDASKKKAAAKKAAAAAKRGAKSGAAGASKAASTADVQNGSAGELVNGVSALQLSDRTCTGVLASHPLSRDIHIESLSVTFHGHELIVDSDLELNYGRRYGLLGLNGCGKSTLLTALGCRELPIPEHMDIYHLSREIEASDMSALEAVVNCDEERLRLEKEAEALLEDENAQETLDRIYERLEALDAATAEKRAAEILYGLGFSKKMQAKKTRDFSGGWRMRIALARALFMNPTILLLDEPTNHLDLEACVWLEETLKKFDRILVVISHSQDFLNGVCTNIIHMQSRKLKLYTGNYDQYVQTRAELEENQMKQYKWEQEQIASMKEYIARFGHGSAKLARQAQSKEKTLAKMERGGLTEKVVKDKVLVFRFTDVGKLPPPVLQFVEVTFGYTPENLLYKNLDFGVDLDSRIALVGPNGAGKSTLLKLMTGELVPLDGMVRRHNHLRIAQFHQHLAEKLDLSVSALQYMMNEYPGNEEERMRAAIGKFGLTGKAQIMPMRNLSDGQRSRVIFAWLAWRLPHLLLLDEPTNHLDIETIDSLAEALNEWDGGLVLVSHDFRLINQVANEIWVCENQTVTRWEGDIMDFKQHLKTKAGL; translated from the exons ATGGTGTCTGACGCCAGCAAGAAGAAGGCAGCAGCCAAGAAGGCGGCTGCTGCTGCAAAAAGAGGAGCGAAATCGGGCGCTGCTGGCGCGTCTAAAGCAGCCTCTACAGCTGATGTGCAGAACGGTAGCGCCGGGGAATTGGTAAATGGGGTCAGTGCGCTCCAACTATCAGATCGGACCTGTACGGGAGTTCTTGCTTCTCATCCGCTTTCCCGGGATATCCAT ATTGAATCGTTATCAGTTACTTTCCATGGTCATGAGCTGATAGTGGATTCTGACCTTGAGCTTAACTATGGCAG GCGGTATGGTTTACTAGGGCTGAATGGCTGTGGGAAGTCCACACTTCTTACAGCGTTAGGATGCAGGGAGCTTCCAATTCCAGAACACATGGATATCTATCACTTGTCTAGGGAAATTGAAGCTTCTGACATGTCTGCACTTGAAGCTGTGGTGAATTGTGATGAGGAGAGGTTAAGATTGGAGAAAGAAGCTGAAGCTTTACTTGAG GATGAGAATGCACAAGAGACATTAGATCGCATTTATGAGCGTTTGGAAGCCTTGGATGCAGCTACAGCTGAGAAAAGGGCTGCAGAAATCCTTTATGGCCTTGGTTTTAGCAAGAAAATGCAGGCAAAGAAAACTCGTGATTTTTCTGGAGGGTGGCGCATGAGGATTGCATTGGCTCGTGCTCTCTTTATGAATCCAACAATTCTCTTGCTTGATGAACCTACGAACCACCTTG ACCTAGAAGCATGTGTTTGGTTAGAAGAAACACTGAAGAAGTTCGATAGAATCCTTGTTGtgatttcacattctcaagatTTTCTGAATGGTGTTTGTACCAACATTATCCACATGCAAAGCAGGAAGCTGAAACTGTATACTGGCAACTATGATCAGTATGTGCAGACACGTGCAGAGCTTGAAGAGAATCAGATGAAGCAATACAAGTGGGAGCAAGAGCAGATAGCATCAATGAAAGAGTATATTGCACGGTTTGGGCATGGATCAGCTAAGTTAGCACGTCAAGCACAGAGCAAGGAGAAGACATTGGCAAAAATGGAACGTGGGGGCTTGACAGAGAAAGTAGTTAAGGATAAGGTGTTGGTCTTTCGTTTCACTGACGTGGGGAAGCTCCCACCACCAGTGTTGCAATTCGTAGAGGTAACCTTTGGGTATACGCCGGAGAACCTTCTCTACAAGAATCTGGACTTTGGTGTCGACTTGGATTCCAGGATTGCATTGGTGGGGCCCAATGGAGCTGGAAAGAGCACCTTGCTGAAGCTTATGACTGGAGAATTAGTTCCGTTAGATGGAATGGTGAGGCGGCACAACCATCTGAGAATTGCCCAATTCCACCAGCATCTTGCGGAGAAGCTGGATTTAAGCGTGTCGGCACTTCAGTATATGATGAATGAGTATCCGGggaatgaagaagagagaatgaGGGCTGCTATTGGAAAGTTTGGTTTGACAGGAAAAGCACAGATAATGCCCATGAGAAACTTGTCTGATGGTCAAAGGAGCCGAGTTATATTTGCATGGCTGGCATGGCGTTTACCACACTTGCTGCTTCTTGATGAGCCGACGAATCATCTTGACATTGAGACCATTGACTCATTGGCAGAGGCTCTCAATGAGTGGGATGGCGGGCTGGTTCTGGTCAGCCATGACTTCAGGCTTATCAATCAGGTGGCCAATGAGATATGGGTATGCGAAAACCAGACTGTAACAAGATGGGAGGGTGACATTATGGACTTCAAGCAGCATCTGAAAACAAAAGCAGGATTATAA
- the LOC116252777 gene encoding U-box domain-containing protein 14 isoform X2 — MCQLEKALGGIPYSKLGLTAEVQEQIRLVHSQIKRAKERTEPYDNQLSLDLSSAMYEQETRLDVLRRLSEKLQLYTMDDLKKESLALHEMVIHAGGDPVDHLEQMANTLKKLMDFTMETSDPSDSGKGSWSSSSPVIPEDFRCPMCFELMQDPVIVATGQTYERSCIEKWIDAGLKTCPKTQLTLSHTIITPNYALRSLITQWCESNGVKLPKKPGNCKPGKFGGCVSECDADIGPLLKRLSSTRTEEQRAAAGELRLLAKRNADNRICIAEAGAIPLLVQLLSSSDPRTQEHAVTALLNLSIHDKNKGNIVESGAIPPIVEVLKSGSMEARENAAATLFSLSVVDDYKVAIGNAGAIPALVDLLSVGSQRGKKDAATALFNLSIYQGNKVKAVKAGIVSHLMKLLEDVSAGMMDESLAILAILASNQEGKLAIGQAEPIPVLVDVIKTSSPRNRENGVALLLALCTSSEHHLTVALELGAEEVLKELTESGTARAKRKAGSLLEHMHKFKAEQSAS, encoded by the exons ATGTGCCAGCTAGAGAAAGCTTTGGGTGGAATCCCCTATAGTAAATTAGGCTTAACGGCCGAAGTTCAAGAACAG ATTAGGCTCGTGCATTCTCAAATCAAAAGAGCAAAAGAAAGGACAGAGCCATATGACAACCAACTTTCCCTGGATCTGTCATCAGCAATGTATGAACAAGAAACAAGGCTAGACGTACTAAGGAGGCTCTCCGAAAAACTGCAACTCTATACAATGGATGACCTCAAGAAGGAGTCTCTTGCTCTTCATGAAATGGTTATTCATGCTGGAGGGGACCCTGTGGATCATTTGGAACAAATGGCTAACACACTGAAGAAGTTAATGGACTTCACAATGGAAACTTCTGACCCGTCTGACAGTGGTAAAGGCTCATGGAGTAGTTCATCTCCAGTCATCCCAGAAGATTTTCGTTGCCCAATGTGTTTTGAGCTGATGCAGGATCCTGTCATTGTTGCAACAGGACAG ACATATGAACGTTCATGTATTGAGAAATGGATAGATGCTGGACTTAAAACCTGCCCCAAAACCCAGTTGACATTATCTCACACCATTATAACACCTAACTATGCTTTGAGAAGTTTGATTACTCAGTGGTGCGAGAGTAATGGTGTCAAGCTACCAAAAAAACCAGGGAACTGTAAGCCTGGAAAATTTGGTGGGTGTGTCTCAGAATGTGATGCTGATATAGGTCCTTTGTTAAAGCGTTTATCAAGCACAAGAACAGAGGAGCAAAGAGCTGCTGCTGGTGAACTGAGGTTACTAGCCAAGAGAAATGCTGATAACAGAATATGTATTGCCGAAGCTGGCGCAATCCCCTTATTAGTTCAGCTTCTTTCATCTTCAGATCCAAGGACACAGGAGCATGCAGTGACTGCACTTCTTAATCTTTCAATTCATGACAAGAACAAGGGAAATATTGTTGAGTCTGGGGCGATACCCCCCATAGTGGAGGTGTTGAAGAGTGGAAGCATGGAAGCAAGGGAAAATGCTGCAGCAACACTTTTTAGCCTGTCAGTTGTTGATGACTACAAGGTAGCAATTGGTAATGCTGGGGCCATTCCTGCATTGGTTGACTTGCTGTCAGTGGGGAGTcagagaggaaagaaagatgcTGCCACAGCTCTATTTAACCTGTCAATTTATCAAGGAAACAAGGTGAAAGCTGTAAAGGCCGGAATTGTTTCACATTTAATGAAGCTCCTGGAGGATGTGAGTGCTGGAATGATGGATGAATCTCTGGCCATATTGGCCATTCTTGCTAGCAATCAGGAAGGTAAATTGGCCATAGGACAGGCAGAACCGATACCAGTCCTGGTAGATGTGATCAAAACAAGTTCACCACGAAACAGGGAGAATGGTGTGGCTCTGCTGCTTGCCCTGTGCACAAGCAGCGAACACCACCTAACAGTTGCTCTTGAGTTGGGGGCGGAGGAAGTATTGAAGGAACTGACTGAAAGCGGCACAGCCAGAGCTAAGCGAAAGGCAGGATCCCTTCTGGAGCATATGCACAAATTTAAGGCAGAACAAAGTGCCTCATAG
- the LOC116252777 gene encoding U-box domain-containing protein 12 isoform X1, with protein sequence MFPAGSEAPMSGSVPREMVESLASLVRDVSAIAENCRGPFRKQACDLARRVKLLGPLFDELREGEDSGCAGDGRIDVAGFVSLESALEAAKDLLRSTNESSKLFQGLQKGAISCRFNDVMCQLEKALGGIPYSKLGLTAEVQEQIRLVHSQIKRAKERTEPYDNQLSLDLSSAMYEQETRLDVLRRLSEKLQLYTMDDLKKESLALHEMVIHAGGDPVDHLEQMANTLKKLMDFTMETSDPSDSGKGSWSSSSPVIPEDFRCPMCFELMQDPVIVATGQTYERSCIEKWIDAGLKTCPKTQLTLSHTIITPNYALRSLITQWCESNGVKLPKKPGNCKPGKFGGCVSECDADIGPLLKRLSSTRTEEQRAAAGELRLLAKRNADNRICIAEAGAIPLLVQLLSSSDPRTQEHAVTALLNLSIHDKNKGNIVESGAIPPIVEVLKSGSMEARENAAATLFSLSVVDDYKVAIGNAGAIPALVDLLSVGSQRGKKDAATALFNLSIYQGNKVKAVKAGIVSHLMKLLEDVSAGMMDESLAILAILASNQEGKLAIGQAEPIPVLVDVIKTSSPRNRENGVALLLALCTSSEHHLTVALELGAEEVLKELTESGTARAKRKAGSLLEHMHKFKAEQSAS encoded by the exons ATGTTTCCCGCGGGATCGGAGGCGCCGATGTCAGGATCGGTGCCGAGGGAGATGGTTGAGTCGTTGGCCAGTCTCGTCCGGGACGTGTCGGCGATCGCGGAGAACTGTCGCGGCCCTTTCAGGAAGCAGGCATGTGATCTCGCCAGGAGGGTAAAGCTGCTTGGCCCTCTCTTTGACGAGCTGAGGGAAGGGGAGGACTCCGGCTGTGCCGGTGACGGCCGAATTGACGTCGCCGGTTTCGTCTCTCTGGAATCTGCCTTGGAAGCGGCCAAGGATCTCCTTCGGTCCACGAACGAATCCAGTAAATTGTTTCAG GGTTTACAAAAAGGGGCTATTTCTTGCAGATTTAATGATGTAATGTGCCAGCTAGAGAAAGCTTTGGGTGGAATCCCCTATAGTAAATTAGGCTTAACGGCCGAAGTTCAAGAACAG ATTAGGCTCGTGCATTCTCAAATCAAAAGAGCAAAAGAAAGGACAGAGCCATATGACAACCAACTTTCCCTGGATCTGTCATCAGCAATGTATGAACAAGAAACAAGGCTAGACGTACTAAGGAGGCTCTCCGAAAAACTGCAACTCTATACAATGGATGACCTCAAGAAGGAGTCTCTTGCTCTTCATGAAATGGTTATTCATGCTGGAGGGGACCCTGTGGATCATTTGGAACAAATGGCTAACACACTGAAGAAGTTAATGGACTTCACAATGGAAACTTCTGACCCGTCTGACAGTGGTAAAGGCTCATGGAGTAGTTCATCTCCAGTCATCCCAGAAGATTTTCGTTGCCCAATGTGTTTTGAGCTGATGCAGGATCCTGTCATTGTTGCAACAGGACAG ACATATGAACGTTCATGTATTGAGAAATGGATAGATGCTGGACTTAAAACCTGCCCCAAAACCCAGTTGACATTATCTCACACCATTATAACACCTAACTATGCTTTGAGAAGTTTGATTACTCAGTGGTGCGAGAGTAATGGTGTCAAGCTACCAAAAAAACCAGGGAACTGTAAGCCTGGAAAATTTGGTGGGTGTGTCTCAGAATGTGATGCTGATATAGGTCCTTTGTTAAAGCGTTTATCAAGCACAAGAACAGAGGAGCAAAGAGCTGCTGCTGGTGAACTGAGGTTACTAGCCAAGAGAAATGCTGATAACAGAATATGTATTGCCGAAGCTGGCGCAATCCCCTTATTAGTTCAGCTTCTTTCATCTTCAGATCCAAGGACACAGGAGCATGCAGTGACTGCACTTCTTAATCTTTCAATTCATGACAAGAACAAGGGAAATATTGTTGAGTCTGGGGCGATACCCCCCATAGTGGAGGTGTTGAAGAGTGGAAGCATGGAAGCAAGGGAAAATGCTGCAGCAACACTTTTTAGCCTGTCAGTTGTTGATGACTACAAGGTAGCAATTGGTAATGCTGGGGCCATTCCTGCATTGGTTGACTTGCTGTCAGTGGGGAGTcagagaggaaagaaagatgcTGCCACAGCTCTATTTAACCTGTCAATTTATCAAGGAAACAAGGTGAAAGCTGTAAAGGCCGGAATTGTTTCACATTTAATGAAGCTCCTGGAGGATGTGAGTGCTGGAATGATGGATGAATCTCTGGCCATATTGGCCATTCTTGCTAGCAATCAGGAAGGTAAATTGGCCATAGGACAGGCAGAACCGATACCAGTCCTGGTAGATGTGATCAAAACAAGTTCACCACGAAACAGGGAGAATGGTGTGGCTCTGCTGCTTGCCCTGTGCACAAGCAGCGAACACCACCTAACAGTTGCTCTTGAGTTGGGGGCGGAGGAAGTATTGAAGGAACTGACTGAAAGCGGCACAGCCAGAGCTAAGCGAAAGGCAGGATCCCTTCTGGAGCATATGCACAAATTTAAGGCAGAACAAAGTGCCTCATAG
- the LOC116253640 gene encoding dolichol kinase EVAN, whose protein sequence is MAAGVWSGERVVVFLVIIQVLSSIASSWLLWEAMALVLLAVGGLLVEIFVDGSEFTRFQTRRGASSGILLGTVSVPLVMLSRLIQLSSGLTSQEVGSEGAMSLESELAYLNIQYWSASVGGLVVLIFLSSLLSSQKGSKKLWDLRYALFSVFYFVLCATFCCLSLAARFHSRYCTVGKASWIFVHGLAAVGLVKHILVTFPLCASIGEAMLAASGLVLYLSDALLYTVVKANSLSSSFFLHYGTRRSQVNIIIQGALVSLLLFPILYKYVVQAWSFFSSHTDADVRDNAEHKGLSERLPKAVAFYALLTLVLTVFAPAWMYFVHDFEIHPILWAFTFVFKSPKRIFLGIYWLVIICSSVMRFYKISRNSTVERILLRKYYHLVAVLMFVPALLVEPEFLDLAFGVALAVFLTVEIIRIWRIWPCGDLVHKFMNAFTDHRDSDLLIVSHFSLLLGCALPKWLSSGFNNRPLAPFAGILSLGIGDTMASMVGHKYGVLRWSKAGKKTIEGTAAGITSVLLACSVLLPLLASTGYFLSQHWLSLMIAVSLSGLLEAYTAQLDNAFIPLVFYSLLCVT, encoded by the exons ATGGCAGCGGGAGTGTGGAGCGGCGAGAGAGTCGTTGTGTTCTTGGTGATAATTCAGGTGCTGTCTTCGATTGCATCGTCGTGGCTGCTATGGGAGGCTATGGCTCTCGTCCTTCTTGCAGTCGGCGGGCTTCTCGTCGAGATCTTCGTTGATGGGTCGGAGTTCACGCGCTTTCAGACTAG ACGTGGTGCTTCTTCGGGAATTCTGTTGGGAACTGTCTCAGTTCCCTTAGTCATGCTTTCACGACTGATACAATTGTCAAGTGGACTCACATCACAGGAAGTTGGATCTGAAGGTGCAATGTCTCTGGAATCTG AGCTTGCGTATCTCAACATCCAATACTGGTCTGCATCTGTTGGTGGCTTGGTTGTTCTCATATTCCTTTCTTCACTTTTATCTAGCCAGAAAGGAAGCAAAAAACTGTGGGATTTGCGATACGCACTATTTAGTGTATTCTATTTTGTGTTGTGTGCTACATTTTGCTGCTTATCTCTTGCAGCAAGATTTCATAGCA GATACTGTACAGTTGGAAAGGCATCCTGGATCTTTGTTCATGGATTGGCAGCAGTTGGACTTGTCAAACATATTCTTGTCACTTTTCCGTTATGTGCCTCCATAG GTGAAGCTATGCTTGCAGCAAGTGGACTTGTTCTCTATCTTTCTGATGCACTGCTGTATACGGTTGTGAAG GCCAATTCCCTGTCATCCtcatttttccttcattatGGCACTAGAAGGAGCCAGGTTAACATAATTATTCAG GGTGCTCTCGTCAGCCTTCTTCTCTTCCCTATACTTTATAAATATGTAGTGCAAGCTTGGAGCTTCTTTTCTAGTCATACAGATGCTGATGTGCGTGACAATGCGGAGCATAAGGGATTATCTGAACGGCTTCCTAAAGCTGTTGCTTTCTATGCATTGCTTACACTTGTTCTCACTGTATTTGCTCCTGCATGGATGTATTTTGTTCACGACTTTGAGATTCACCCTATTTTGTG GGCCTTCACTTTTGTCTTCAAATCACCAAAAAGAATATTCCTGGGGATCTATTGGCTTGTCATTATTTGTTCATCTGTCATGCGCTTCTATAAGATTTCAAGAAACAGTACAGTTGAAAGGATTCTGCTTCGAAAATACTACCATCTTGTGGCAGTTTTAATGTTTGTACCTGCTCTGTTGGTGGAG CCAGAGTTCCTGGACCTAGCTTTCGGCGTGGCATTGGCAGTCTTCTTGACAGTAGAAATAATTCGA ATTTGGAGAATATGGCCCTGTGGAGACCTTGTACATAAGTTTATGAATGCATTTACAGATCATCGAGATTCAGATCTTCTAATTGTCAG CCATTTTTCTCTATTACTTGGGTGTGCTCTTCCAAAATGGTTGTCATCTGGATTCAATAATCGCCCTCTTGCCCCATTTGCTGGAATATTAAGTCTTGGAATTGGAGACACTATG GCATCAATGGTAGGCCACAAATATGGGGTCCTGAGATGGAGCAAAGCTGGAA AGAAAACCATCGAGGGGACTGCAGCTGGTATCACATCCGTTCTACTTGCCTGTTCTGTTCTTCTTCCACTGCTAGCCTCAACAGGCTATTTCCTGTCTcag CATTGGCTATCACTAATGATAGCAGTCAGCTTGAGTGGTTTGTTGGAAGCATATACTGCACAGCTCGACAATGCTTTCATTCCACTTGTATTCTACAGTCTTCTTTGCGTGACTTAA